The genomic region GTCACTGTTGTAActtatgtttatgtttgtatTCATCTCAAAATAAATGTGTGATAGTATTTCATTTAATCAGtttgggtgtatgtgtgtgtcaggtgGTGATGCTGAGTTCTGTGACTGAGCTCCATGCGTATATCGATCCAGGACAACTAACCAAAGAGTTGGGAGGCACACAGGAATACCACCATGACAGCTGGATCTCACACCGCActgtatgtacacacacatgacTATTTTGTCCCCgatttctttaaatatatatatatttatgtatgttcTGACTTATTTTTTCTCTGCCACATACATATGCATACGTGTATGCCCTCCACAGGCCATTGAGGCCTTCGCCCTCATGGTGAAGACCACGGCTCAGACCTTGCAAGCGTTTGGCACTGAGCTTGCAGAGACCGAGTTACCCAACGATGCTGAGGCCACCACCATCCTGCTGCAGACGCACACACTGAAAAAGGATACGATGAAGGTTGGAgatgcttttctgtttttgtggcaaacttctttttctctttttgttgcttttagaaagtttttaaaatggTTCGAATTTCCAGGAGGACCTGAGGGTGGCGCAGTCACAAGGAGGACGGCTGCTGGATTGCATCAACGAGCCTCTCAAGGCAGACCCCGAATACAACATGACGCATGATGAACAGGAAAACTTGGCCACTGTGCAGAGGTGGATGACTAAACTGACGGatgcataaataaaaaatgaagttgCCCCTGCATGCATGAATAAATGTCTTCTTTTGTCTCCCATCGCTTCTCATTTGCCTCCTTTCCCCTTTCAGACTCCTAGGTCAGCTGGATGAGACGGAGATGGCATTTGACGACTTCTGGGAGCGCCACCGTACCAAGCTGGAGCAGTGTTTGCACCTCCGCCATTTTGAGCAGCACTTCCGTGAAGTGAGTCAAGAGTCATCCTCTCATTTCCAATCCAAATCTCGGAAAATGACGTGCTTATCAATCCCTGTGCTCCTCAGGTGCGCGCCCAACTCGATGTGACGTCCGAGCGATTGTCGGGCTTCTCCGAGGTCAGCGTAAGCCCCGCCCATGCAGAGCACGTCCTCAGAGAGCTCAGCGGCCACGAGGATAAAGCCCGAGTAAGTACACACAATTGCACACGCAGTCTTGCTCATGTGGTTCAAAAAGACATGCTCAGCATTTTCTGTCCTCTGTTCGTGCAGAATTTCTATAGATCTTCAAAATGCTGAATACCAGTATATACTATTGTGTCCCGCTCTGCTGCTGAGGCAGAATTCTGTATATTCTGACTTATAATAAAGATATATTCCAATAATTGCAattgttttggtgtgttttgaaAGGACATCTTAGACCTCGCCTTGTCCTTGGTCAGCGAAGGTGACAGGCTGATAGAAAACTCCCACTACGCCGAGGACTCCATCAGGCCAAAGTGCACCGAACTGAGAGGAGTGTGTGAGGAGATCAGCTCCACTCTGAGGAGCAAAAAGAGCCTCCTGCTAAGAGCCATGGAGCTCCACCATGCTCTGGAGGAGGTAAGAGTGTGAGGAAGGCTTCATTAATCGTCCACAACAAATGCGCTGTATCCTTAGAAGCACTCATTGGTATTTCCCCCCCCTCAAAGGCGTCGCACTGGTGTGAGGAAGGCATCTTCCTGTTGGCTAACCAGCCAGTGGACCGCTGTCAGTCTCAGGACGGGGCAGAAGCAGCTCTACAAGAACTGGAGCGATACTTGGATACAGCATCCCTGCACACCCTCACTGACCGCAGCGCCATCTGCTGCCAGTACGAGGCGGTGCTCAACTCTCAGCTCAGGGTCCGTGAGAAgattttcagtttaaattttTAATGTGTGATACCTTTATCATATTTCACATTGAGCTGCAATATTTTCCATCCTCCTTTAGGACCAGATAGAGAGAGTTTTCCAGAAGCAAAGCTCCGTCCAGGAGATGTTCGAGAAGAGACGCGTCAGCCTGAAGAAACTTGCCGCTAAACAGACGAGACCAGTCCAGCCAGTAGCTCCAAGGCCTGAAGTCAAGTCACCGCATTCTTCTCCCCGTAAGTAGCCATCTGTAATTGGTTTAAAGAAGAACAAGTGCCAGGAACTGATGTCAAACGAGGTATCTTTTACTCGTTTAGTGGTGGTTTGATTAGGATGAGAAGGACGAATCTAAACttggatgaaaaaaaacataatgatgtttttttctaatcagATCTAGAGAGAAAAGACAGGAGATACTCTGCTGATAATGCCCTCTCCAAAAAGGTAAATTCTTATCATTTCTACGAATGTTGTGTGATACAATAAAGGTTTTAAGTGGGTGATAAATACTAAACATGCATgactgtgtgtgatttatttattttttaaggtggAGTCTCCTGTACACAACGGTGGCACAAGACATGCTTCTCtttcagaagaagaagaaaacttgGCAGTGCTTCGCCGGTAAGGGGTCAAAGTTCTTTCCCCAGAGCCCTAGATAGGAAAGCAATTATTTGGCAATCATGCTGCTTGTTCTTTGTAGTCCGCATtgtattttgtgttgtgtgtgtgtgtacatttcaGTCACGTGATGAACGAGCTGCTGGAGACGGAGAGAGCTTATGTCGAGgagctgctgtgtgtgctgGAGGTGAGCGGTGTCGGTAATGATACTGTGACCTGACATTAATTGGTGAAAAGGCTGAAGCTCTTACTAAATGTGTGATGTTAAAATTCAGGGCTATGCGGCAGAGATGGACAACCCTGCCATGGCTCACCTCATCCCCAGCAacctgcacagcaagaaggacATCCTGTTTGGGAACATGCCAGAAATCTACCAGTTTCACAAGAGGTACGCTTTTAAGCTAATTGATTATATATGTGGGTGCTTTACAAATGTTGTTCATAGTTTGAGTATTTATACCTCTCTTTCCTGTCTCAAGGACATTCCTGAAGGAACTGGAAGCATACACTGACTGCCCAGAGCTGGTGGGCTGCTGCTTTTTAGAACGGGTGagcactttttttcttataCATCGTCGTTTTGACAGGAATCCCATCAACAGCAATGTTTCCGTCAACAGCGGTTGAGCTCGTACTGACTTGCTAATGATTGTTTTCGCTGCAGATGAAGGACCTGCAGATCTACGAGGCTTACTGCCAAAATAAACCTCGCTCCGAGAGCTTGTGGAGACAGTGCTCCGACTGTGCCTTCTTCCAGGTCAGCCCTCACAGCTGTAGCACCGCCTTCCTTTTCACTTTTAAGCAATATAAAACTTAAATCTTAACCGGCTCATGTTTTATACACCAGGAGTGCCAGAGGAAGCTGGAACATAAACTTGGATTGGACTCCTACCTCCTTAAACCCGTCCAGAGAATCACCAAGTACCAGCTACTGCTTAAGGTCAGCTCTGTTCATGTATTATGTACACCTGTTATGTAAGAGGGGGAATgactcactgttttgttttttcaatgttTGCAGGAGATGTTGAAGTACAGCAAGGGCTGTGATGGTTGTGACGACctacaggaagcactgtcctcCATTCTTGGGATTCTCAAAGCCGTTAATGACTCCATGCATCTCATTGCCATCACAGGATATGAGGTTAGAAGAAGTACACTGCGTTTGCAAACTTTGCTGGAGGTGgtcaaatcatttcaaactgccTTGAATGGGATATCTAGCGTGCGTTCTTTTAAAATACAGAGCAGGTTAATTATTCTTTAACAAGAGCTGCTGGAGTTTACAGGGCCTGGGCATGAGTACACCCCAGACTCTCCCCTAAGTGCTCTCTGCCAACTCTCTTCCCACTTTTCTTATCTGCTTTTTCCATTTTCCCCTCCAGGCTAAaacctttctttgttttttaagtacaTATAATCAAATATCTAAAAACATTAAAGGCTACAGAGCTGAAACACAGCTACCTGTGCAAAGGTGCAAAGCCAGAGTCAAAAACAGTTGCAATAGCTCCATCATGTGGCCAGTTTCAAAACTGCAATGCTGCAAAACTTTAACCAGGGGTGTGAAACATAAGGTCCAGGAGCCAGAATTTGCCCAATAAAGGTtttagaaaatgtgaaggaaggtgtaaatgttttaattgattTAACTGTATGTATACTGTACTTGTCCCACTGACGAGTAATAGgtattaaatgacaaaaaagtaaatgaacaaaaatgttctgctttataattacaggacagtttTGGCAATAAGCTACcagaatttattatttatcGGCTTTCAGAGAGGTCGTGCAATGCAAAAACACGCATCTGTCTTTTCACCCTGTTAGGGTAACCTGTCAGAGCTGGGTCGTCTGCTGATGCAGGGCTCCTTCAGCGTGTGGACCGAGCATAAGAAAGGTCATGCCAAAGTGAAGGACCTGGCCAGGTTTAAGCCCATGCAGAGGCACCTGTTCCTGCACCAGAAGGCTCTGCTCTTCTgcaagaggagagaggagaacgGGGAGGGCTACGAGAAAGCTCCGTCTTACAGCTTCAAACACTCCCTCAGTGTGAGCCTGCTTGCTCCATTTTTAAAAGGAAGGTCGATGCCGTGCCGTAGCAGTAAAGATTTAGTGTTTAAGTTTTCTATATTCTTTCAGATGAGTGCGGTGGGCATCACAGAGAATGCCAAGGGAGACAACAAGAAGTTTGAGATCTGGTGCAACTCGAGAGAAGAAGTTTTTATAGTGCAGGTAAGGGCGTTCGACCTGATTGCTTTTATTAATCATACCTTTAGAGATGAGGAATGATTGTCCACGCTTGTTCTAATCTAGGCCCCGACGCCAGAGATTAAAACGGCATGGGTGAACGAGATCCGCAAAGTTTTGACTCAGCAGCTCAAAGCCTGCAGAGGTATTGTGAAAACTTCTTTCTTAACTTTTCCAGaagttcttattttttaaacctattttattcctttttaatacttttttttttttgttgttgttgttgttgttgttgttgtatgttTTAGATGCCAGCCAGCAGAAGAGCTCAGACTCTGTGTCCCCAAGTCCCACCAGCAACAACTCTACTTCCATCTCTCTCAGGTTGGTGGCTTATATGTAACGTAAGGACTCATTAGACAGATTAGAGataataaggaaaaaaatcaaacatacgtctatttttcaaacttttttctttttgcagcccTTTCCGTAGCAGCGGTCAGAAGAACCAGAAGAagcaagaggagaagaagacTGAGCCAGCCCCGACCTCTGACAGCAACTCGTCATCCTCGCCGAAACACAAAGGTAGATGTTTGAGTTAAACAGCATCTTCGAAGACAATAACACTTTTATCTAAGTCTCTACTCTAAGCTGTGCTCTAAACTCCCACTAAACCAGGTTCTTTTTGTCTTCATCTatcatctttctctctcctctccactcCCCTGTTTGGggcttcttctctcttttcatGGCTTCCCTTGTCCTGCACTCATTTCAAATCATTGCTTCCAGAAGAGCCGGTGACCAGTCCGACCACTGACAGGTCCTCAGTGGCCAAAAAGCGTTTTACTTTGCAGGGCTTCAGCAATCTCAAGAGTCCCAAAGGTAACATTAGcgaatgcaaacatttttttaaaggaaggatAATGCTAAGAACAGCTCAGCGTGGCCCGTCACAGTATGTCGTTTGTCAGTGATGAAAAATTCAATTGATTATCAGCAAGAAACACCCTTCGCTATATAAACTAAGAATACTAATATCCAGAATCCAGTTCTGAATGTGAGCCTCTGTCTGAGCTTTTACCCGGTGCCCAATAATTAATTGGCCTCCTCCAGTCTAACCTGCTTCACGGCCTAATGGAGCACACATGATCCCAGATGGTTATGTTGGAGACAGTCTGCCTCCTGGTGGTGAAAGTTTAACACTGCCATTGTGGCTGAATCAAAATGAATATTAaggtttttaaattatattggAAAAAATACAACTAGTCACTGGAGTAGAGATGAAAGTGAAGTAGAAGCTCCTCTTCGTGAAAGCAGTATTAGTCAAAACTTTAAAGGTGACTTGTAAAGGTgacatcttcattttttttttttttaattcttgggCTCTCAGTTCAGTTATTTAGCCTATAGCGGGCCTTTTTGCACATGCTCACTTTGGCCTATCTGCTAcaagactttttgttttttttgttttttttaaatagctctaCTGATTTTAAGACGACctccttctgattggctgctcttcTAAAGCAGGAGTTTGGACAGCAGCTGAGTTGTGCTTGTGTGCTCACAGGGTTTAGCTTCATGCTTATCTTTACCTTTGACCAAATTTGAGTATCCACCACtgtaatggtgtgtgtgtgtgtttggctatTGATTAGCTAAGACTGTTCACATCATGTACAAACTTCTAACGTTAGTGTTAATTTCTTGCTTCCTTTTCGCTTCTGTCCTCCCtcacttttcttctcttcttcctccttcacATCTTTCCTTCCTGTGTGGCCAGGCTCGACTCTGAGCCCTGAGCACAGCTCCAAACGCCACCTGGTAAAGAGCGATCCCACACCGTTTGGGTTCAAAGGTATATTTCCGCCCCATTATGAGGGagcatttcatttttagaggCCATCTCACTTGACCACGATGTACTCCTGCTTCGATTGTCTCCATAATGTAGATTTGACACGTTTCGTTACAAACGGGGTGTAACGTTGTAGCAACCCATCGGTCCATCAATATAGAGGCTGTTCTTCATCCTCTTGCTGATCATAGCGACTATCTGCGTGTCTTCAAATGAGTAATAAAAGCAGCTAAAATGGCAGTAATATATTTGTATTGTGTTGCTTTGTTCGCTAAAACTGCCCAATTGGAATCTGGTGCATTTACGATTTAGACCAATGAAATGTTTCCAAAGGCTGGTTTGAGTTTCACCCATGCAGATAGTCGCACAGCATAGACCAACTTTGTAACCTTCATCCAcaggtcatcatcatcatcatcatcactgttaCATGTCTGGTATCTTGTGCATTTCAGTGATGCTTGATCAGCTGAGCCgttgtcactgatttttttttttttttaaatcattttgctGGCCGTTTCTTCCCCTTCAGAGCCGGCTCCCCACGTCACTCTGAGCAGAGTCAGATGGATGAGCACCTCTAGTCTGTTACAGAGCAAGCGGCGAGGTACAGAGCTGCTCTGAGCATCAGCAGCCACAGTGGGgtgtttgctgttgtttgtgGGTGCTCGTGATTGATTTGAACTGAGGTAAAGTGTCGCAGCGTGTATCTGCCGTGGGAGTCCTTTAGCCTTTTACCGAGTCTTACTGTCTTTTTGCACATTGGAGCGAGATCTAAAGATTCAACCTGACTAAATCTGAAGTCTCAGTTCTAGGCTAAATCTTTTTGCACGGTGCCTACTCGTCCTCAAATCAATCATTGCCTCTTCTTCTACTGTCGggtgttttttgcttgtttggggTTGTTGTGGTGCTGTACACAGTACGCCGCTTCAGCAACTATTTTTTGGCACTGGGAGTCAGAGCAGCCTTGTAACAAATGCAGGTGACTGAAATCTGTTTTCTGATCACAggtcctccttttctttctgtctgatgATCTTCTCTGTGACTTTTGGAggagtgtgtgtggtttttgtaTCTAAACAGATAAATTTTTCATAATCTGATCGATcacattttttgggggggagggggttACCCTCCACACAGGAGATTTGTGTGGCTTTCGCAAATATTTGATCCATTCATGTCATTTTTCTGTACTTCACTATTGAGCTCAAACATCTAATCTCACTTGATTTAACATGGAGCTTTGTGATAAAGATCGACCTCACTTCTCTCCTTTTGTccctttttttgtctgtgtgttgaacttttctctctctgattTTCCCATCATCCAACCTACAGGCTGGAACAAGGCGTCTCTCTCAGCGGACGCCTCAGAAGAGAACGATGGGTACTCCAGCGGCGAGGACCCCATGAACTCTGACCCCGAGGACGAAGTAGGAAAGAAGCTGGTGAGCCTGAGAATGAAGAATTATTATagatctgtatttttatttcttttttagcttAAAATGTTAAAGTGTGGTTCTAAAAGTTGGTAAAGTTGTTAACATTTGATCCTTTTAGGCTCCAGGAAAGTATACTGTGGTAGCAGACTGCGAGAAAGCAGGACCTCAGGAGCTGTCTGTTAAGAGTGGAGACATGGTCCAGCTGATCAGAGAAGGAGAGGAGGGacagtggtaaaaaaaaacaaaagcaaacaacactTAATTTAAATGGATTTTAATAGGACCCAGATGCATTTGAGCTGATAGGGAGGAaagagtaactcaaataaccacttgttaccagcaaggtgtgcagaagagcatctctgaatgcacatgtcACACCTTGAAGCAGAGGTCCACAGTGGGTGTCTTCTGGAGCAAATGTGTGACACTATAGACCCAAgattgaggaatgtttccaggacTGTGTcgaatctgtgccacaaagaaaGGGTAAAAGTTGGTCATTTGTGACTGCACACACTTCTCAGTATAGCCGCCAAATTTAAGGGCTCCAAATGCGAACACTGCTTTTAAGCAGACTACAAATGGACTAgcacagcggtctccaaccttttttgcgccacggaccggtttatgcccgacaatattttcacggaccggcctttaaggtgtcgcggataaatacaacaaaataaaactagtaccagtaccgaaaaaaagaagatttattcataacacacgtgaaaagacccaggaaaacagagtaaacgataaaaacgataacaaaataacactgaaaaccgataaaaaccctgaaaactatacatttcataCCTGAGCCTCAattctcgcggcccggtaccaaacgactcacggaccggtaccggtccgaagcccgggggttggggaccgctggactAGAATAAAGAAAAGCTGACGGTATACACATCTAATTCTGCGAGGGAATATAATCTGAACTTTCATTCTTAAAGGAACAAGTTCACTCTGCTTTCATGATGTGACACATAACATAAATATGACAGTGAGTGGTACTTTAATCAGGCTTTTCTTCTGTGACTGAGCACTCAAAATGCTTTTTACTACAAACCTCGTTCTCCCAGTctctctctcacgcacacacacacacacacacacacacacacactaagcaCGTTGtgtaacattcacacaaacactcgcACTCGGGAGAATTTAGTGCTcatacatgtaaatggagagtaaCTGTCATAGGTCTTCTATTTCGACCTTTGTTTATTAGCCGCAATGTTAAAACTTCTCACCAAAACTAGCTGTAAGCAATCAGGATACTGGGTCAAATTGTGGAAATGTCCTGTGCTGTATGGTACCAGGATCCTTTGGGTCCTGTTCAGGGTGAGGTGCAGTCAGTGCATTCCAGAATTGCTCCCCCTGGGCGTGGGGATTGGAGGGGTTTGGTTGGTCGGTagcaatgcttacatatatgtgtcaTCAGCAACCATATAAATACCAGGATCCAAGATTTTCTAACTAACCATTGCTTTATAACAAGATCATCAGTGCTGTATATTACACTtacagtggttttaatgttgtggcttatTAATGTAAAATGTCCTGTAATTTTAtctcaaaatatatatatttatttaactcCTTCACAGGTTTGTAAAGAACCTTCGCACCAGTAAGGAGGGCTGGGTGGCAGCAGCAAACCTCCTCAGCCTCATCTCAGAGTCCAAGTCATCTCAATCACTCAGCAGCTCAGGTCGGTTACAACGAACAGGAAGTACACACATTCATATCTTTCCCTTAACGCTGCAGTATGGGTACCTGTTGCCTAGCAATACGGCACAATGACGCTATTACTCTCCCCTACAATGTCTGGCTCTAACAGAgcattgctgtttgtgtgtttgtcctgCAGATGGCAGCGTCTCTGGGAACCTCAGCACTTCTTCCAGCTGTAGTGAGACCTACACCAGCTTCTCCGACATCAAACCCTGACCTGAGTCAGGTCttcccagctttttttttttttgttaaatcactgcacctaAAATCATTTTGTACAGGtggaaaatgcttaaaaaacaaagaagaaaaaaagctggaGTTTGGTCTGACAGGAGGACAGTCACCCACGTCACAGTTTCTAAATCCATCTGAAAACCAAAACTTTCTCTGCAGATCAGCCAGCGCTGGCTAAGTGCTAACTGCCCCCCTTTTTCCAGAGTATTTAGAAAAACTGCACTgtcatttaaaattgtttttatattcaaaGGTGTCAGCATGTTGGTAGAATTTaagtatagattttttttttttgccgttcCTTCGAGCGAGAGGGAAATATCAGGGATATCTGTCATTCCTCGGCACACAAGTCATGTGATGTATCACCTCCTGCGAGGCCTTCTTTAAAGCTAAATGTCCGCAGTCTAATAACTGACTGAACAGGCAGTCCAGGCCTAGTGATTATGTAGCATTAATGTGGAGAGGTTAGAAAGGACATCTGCACTAAACACGCGCCGTCTGCAGAGGGGACAGAACTGCTGGTTAGTCGAACCCCTTCAAGTCGATGACGACATCGCAGCACGGCGACAGATTCTTGTGCAGGAGGATGTTATGTAGACAAACACCATCAGACCCCCGATAACGCTGGCTTTGGTATCAGTCGCTGATCGCACACTGTGAAAAGTAGCAGGCGGCCGCAAGAGGAAAAATGCTTTCAGTACATCTGGGAGGAAAAGTGAGCAGGTTGATTGCGTGCAGGCGTTTTGTGTTGTTGAAGCTACTAAAGAACGTTGTATTCCTCACACATGGATAATGAGCTTCccttaaaagctgtttttatgatATTAAGAACCGCACGCAGTCACTAGGTGAATGTCAACAACAGTACAACCTGGTGGTCAGGTGTCTTGCACTTCATTCTAAATGAATCTTTTTCCTCCTATGAGGGATTGAGCAACCCGCCAGTGCACTGCTCTGGATTTTTACCTCTCAGGAAGACGTTTCTGTAGGCAGACAGGTGTGACTGCATACCTGTGTTTGTGTCCATGTGGGTGCGCGCGCACACTCACCTGATTGTTTGTGTTGACAACAGACAGCAGTTCGATCAGAGTTTTTCAGACACATGTGCAGCCTCTGCTCAAACAGCTGTCGCGGCCCAAATCTCAGTGTTctgaatgtgtgtctgttttttgtgtCACCGTGCTCACCTATCTTTGGTCTGCACCGCAGCAACAAAAGCAGGCTTtgtccccctcctcctccccccctcctctctgtgcaaccaGCCCCATTCAAGCATGTGACAGTAGCTGCTTCTCCGCAAGCTGGGTTAATAATACCACGGCCCGGACCTGCTCGACATGTTTGCACCTCCGGCCTGAGAGCAATACTTTGTGTACTTGACACCAAAATGTAGCTGAGTAAACGTCACAGTTAAGTAACTAGTTTAGAAAATGTGATACGTCCACTGTTCTGATGTAGATTGATGCCAACCGCCTTTGACGACCAGCTGTTCTGCACGCAACTTCTGAAACCTGTGCTATTCTGAACACTGAATGACACcttgctttttaaatgttttttaaatatatatcccAGGATTTTTACTGTATCCACGAGGTACACTGTAAAACAATCGCTCCTTTTTCCACCTGCGTTGTTGAATGTGTGACACTGtttcaaacaggaaaccagcTTGTCCACCTGCTCGACAAAGCCATgattaacagtttttttttcttagattttttttcttaattggaCTAAAATCAGTGCTTGTGATTGGCTTCTCAAGAACTTGCTGagaagcactttttttcttttaagatccTCCCACTGAACGTaaaggaagaggaaacaaaCCAGTTTACAGGCCTTTCGATGTCAAACTGTGAGCTAAACTGTGGCTTGCATAGCTGTGCGTCCACGTGCTGAGAAATAAATGTTACACTTGTACAGATGTGTCCTCTTATACCTCACACTGTTTCCCCTAAAGAGCATGTATATTGTTAAGAGGagtctctctatctctctgtaTATCATCACTCTGTGTGGCATGTACTTCATAAGCCCCATGCTGTAAACCTCCTGGAGAACTATTTTTTACCTGTTGTACATTGTGAGAGTTTATATTCTGCCCTCTTGAGAAAGCTGACATGGGCACTAAAGTCgtcagttttttggtttttttggtcaCCCAAATAAAATCTTACCGTGTAATTTGTACTTTTTCGACTCAGAGGCTGGAGACATGAGAAAGGATTCtattttttaagtttgtttttatgcaGCACATTGCAGCACCCACTGTCTTTATTTTCCTATTGCACATCTACTGAATATGCTGTTGATATAAGAGCATATTACGATTTAAAACTTGTTACAAGACATATCCATgtacatttgtaaatatgtaatTCTGACTTGTATGTAAATTGAAAAGCAGCTTTAATAAAGTCTGAAATGGTTTCCTCTATTGAATTTAGcctttttctctattattatgaattttaaaaatatctttaatggttagctgtttatttttgaagtcagctaaaaacaaaaaaaaggaagagagagaattTGACAGTggaattaattattaattgtgATCCGGAAGTGTAATTTCAACCACATGGTTCCTTTCCTCCAATGGGCTTTTATTCCAGTTTAGACTATCATGATTCAGTCTAGGGTTCGTTCCAATAAGTACTGCTGCCGACCTTGA from Astatotilapia calliptera chromosome 23, fAstCal1.2, whole genome shotgun sequence harbors:
- the LOC113015737 gene encoding guanine nucleotide exchange factor DBS-like isoform X6, translated to MYAAQIGSELQKQFAILPGGRGMNGSPVIVFPEFPTFSELEEEELQNVLSYLTSVPSVEASGVGFILVIDRRLDRWAAVRATLLRIAGSFPGNLHLVLVLRPTTLFQRTLSDFLFKFNRDEFKMKVVMLSSVTELHAYIDPGQLTKELGGTQEYHHDSWISHRTAIEAFALMVKTTAQTLQAFGTELAETELPNDAEATTILLQTHTLKKDTMKEDLRVAQSQGGRLLDCINEPLKADPEYNMTHDEQENLATVQRLLGQLDETEMAFDDFWERHRTKLEQCLHLRHFEQHFREVRAQLDVTSERLSGFSEVSVSPAHAEHVLRELSGHEDKARDILDLALSLVSEGDRLIENSHYAEDSIRPKCTELRGVCEEISSTLRSKKSLLLRAMELHHALEEASHWCEEGIFLLANQPVDRCQSQDGAEAALQELERYLDTASLHTLTDRSAICCQYEAVLNSQLRDQIERVFQKQSSVQEMFEKRRVSLKKLAAKQTRPVQPVAPRPEVKSPHSSPHLERKDRRYSADNALSKKVESPVHNGGTRHASLSEEEENLAVLRRHVMNELLETERAYVEELLCVLEGYAAEMDNPAMAHLIPSNLHSKKDILFGNMPEIYQFHKRTFLKELEAYTDCPELVGCCFLERMKDLQIYEAYCQNKPRSESLWRQCSDCAFFQECQRKLEHKLGLDSYLLKPVQRITKYQLLLKEMLKYSKGCDGCDDLQEALSSILGILKAVNDSMHLIAITGYEGNLSELGRLLMQGSFSVWTEHKKGHAKVKDLARFKPMQRHLFLHQKALLFCKRREENGEGYEKAPSYSFKHSLSMSAVGITENAKGDNKKFEIWCNSREEVFIVQAPTPEIKTAWVNEIRKVLTQQLKACRDASQQKSSDSVSPSPTSNNSTSISLSPFRSSGQKNQKKQEEKKTEPAPTSDSNSSSSPKHKEEPVTSPTTDRSSVAKKRFTLQGFSNLKSPKGSTLSPEHSSKRHLVKSDPTPFGFKGWNKASLSADASEENDGYSSGEDPMNSDPEDEVGKKLAPGKYTVVADCEKAGPQELSVKSGDMVQLIREGEEGQWFVKNLRTSKEGWVAAANLLSLISESKSSQSLSSSDGSVSGNLSTSSSCSETYTSFSDIKP
- the LOC113015737 gene encoding guanine nucleotide exchange factor DBS-like isoform X1 produces the protein MSLFEMVQESQEVFNKLLHSLSVSISVLTRQTHHSLSHQPTWRRDDIVQKDDTPMYAAQIGSELQKQFAILPGGRGMNGSPVIVFPEFPTFSELEEEELQNVLSYLTSVPSVEASGVGFILVIDRRLDRWAAVRATLLRIAGSFPGNLHLVLVLRPTTLFQRTLSDFLFKFNRDEFKMKVVMLSSVTELHAYIDPGQLTKELGGTQEYHHDSWISHRTAIEAFALMVKTTAQTLQAFGTELAETELPNDAEATTILLQTHTLKKDTMKEDLRVAQSQGGRLLDCINEPLKADPEYNMTHDEQENLATVQRLLGQLDETEMAFDDFWERHRTKLEQCLHLRHFEQHFREVRAQLDVTSERLSGFSEVSVSPAHAEHVLRELSGHEDKARDILDLALSLVSEGDRLIENSHYAEDSIRPKCTELRGVCEEISSTLRSKKSLLLRAMELHHALEEASHWCEEGIFLLANQPVDRCQSQDGAEAALQELERYLDTASLHTLTDRSAICCQYEAVLNSQLRDQIERVFQKQSSVQEMFEKRRVSLKKLAAKQTRPVQPVAPRPEVKSPHSSPHLERKDRRYSADNALSKKVESPVHNGGTRHASLSEEEENLAVLRRHVMNELLETERAYVEELLCVLEGYAAEMDNPAMAHLIPSNLHSKKDILFGNMPEIYQFHKRTFLKELEAYTDCPELVGCCFLERMKDLQIYEAYCQNKPRSESLWRQCSDCAFFQECQRKLEHKLGLDSYLLKPVQRITKYQLLLKEMLKYSKGCDGCDDLQEALSSILGILKAVNDSMHLIAITGYEGNLSELGRLLMQGSFSVWTEHKKGHAKVKDLARFKPMQRHLFLHQKALLFCKRREENGEGYEKAPSYSFKHSLSMSAVGITENAKGDNKKFEIWCNSREEVFIVQAPTPEIKTAWVNEIRKVLTQQLKACRDASQQKSSDSVSPSPTSNNSTSISLSPFRSSGQKNQKKQEEKKTEPAPTSDSNSSSSPKHKEEPVTSPTTDRSSVAKKRFTLQGFSNLKSPKGSTLSPEHSSKRHLVKSDPTPFGFKGWNKASLSADASEENDGYSSGEDPMNSDPEDEVGKKLAPGKYTVVADCEKAGPQELSVKSGDMVQLIREGEEGQWFVKNLRTSKEGWVAAANLLSLISESKSSQSLSSSDGSVSGNLSTSSSCSETYTSFSDIKP